A section of the Humulus lupulus chromosome 2, drHumLupu1.1, whole genome shotgun sequence genome encodes:
- the LOC133819595 gene encoding stress-response A/B barrel domain-containing protein HS1, whose product MEEAKGVVKHVLLAKFKEGIPDDQIEQLIKGYANLVNLIPPMKSFHWGKDVSFENLHQGFTHIFESTFETTEGVAEYVAHPAHVEFANVFLSVLDKVVVFDYKPTTVLP is encoded by the exons atggaagaagcaaagggagtgGTAAAGCATGTATTGCTAGCAAAGTTCAAAGAGGGAATCCCAGATGACCAGATCGAACAACTTATCAAGGGCTATGCCAATCTCGTCAATCTGATTCCACCCATGAAATCCTTCCACTG GGGAAAAGATGTGAGCTTTGAGAACCTGCATCAGGGGTTCACTCACATATTTGAGTCAACCTTTGAGACCACAGAGGGTGTTGCTGAGTATGTAGCTCATCCAGCCCATGTCGAATTTGCAAATGTGTTCCTTTCAGTCTTAGACAAAGTTGTCGTTTTTGACTACAAACCCACCACAGTTCTTCCCTAA
- the LOC133819599 gene encoding uncharacterized protein LOC133819599 → MATSNGVDASALGTSSEEHGKSIEHVDAAPTPSTETNSREIAKNARVDAMWEQMHKGLSNKEMKDLLKRPCKKTVKTTSQKSATNWKTFLGLSPKGTVSPKQDVPKKEPSTTDNSSSDDAKRIAAAALAAVKDNAASASGKGKVEIMEVRDFAGQDIEVKKLVDADSKEALEKTKVSAPSAVDAVLEQIKKKQKLSVLDKTKMDWGEFKEENKGLEDELDAYKKSSNQYLDRVSFLQRTDYREFERERDARLAVQAKRKPDMRED, encoded by the exons ATGGCCACCTCCAATGGAGTCGATGCTTCAGCTTTAG GTACTTCTAGTGAAGAGCATGGAAAATCAATTGAGCACGTTGATGCGGCGCCTACTCCAAGCACAGAGACAAACTCTAGAGAAATTG CGAAAAATGCTCGGGTTGATGCTATGTGGGAGCAAATGCATAAGGGACTCTCTAATAAGGAAATGAAAGATTTGTTAAAGAGGCCTTGTAAAAAAACTGTGAAAACAACTTCACAGAAGTCAGCAACT AATTGGAAGACTTTTCTTGGCCTGTCACCAAAGGGGACAGTTTCCCCCAAGCAAGATGTGCCAAAGAAAGAACCTAGCACCACCGACAACAGCTCTAGTGACGATGCCAAGAGGATTGCGGCTGCTGCTCTTGCAGCAGTTAAGGATAATGCAGCTTCTGCATCAGGCAAGGGAAAAGTTGAG ATTATGGAGGTTCGAGACTTTGCAGGTCAAGATATCGAAGTTAAGAAGCTTGTTGATGCTGACTCAAAGGAGGCGTTGGAAAAGACCAAAGTTAGTGCACCTTCTGCTGTTGATGCTGTCCTCGAGCAAATTAAGAAGAAACAAAAACTGAGCGTGCTGGACAAGACTAAAATGGATTGGGGAGAGTTCAAAGAAGAAAATAAAGGATTGGAAGATGAATTGGACGCTTATAAGAAGAGTTCTAATCAGTATCTGGATAGAGTTTCATTCTTGCAGCGAACAGATTACAGGGAGTTCGAGCGGGAAAGAGATGCACGATTGGCTGTGCAAGCCAAGAGAAAGCCAGATATGAGGGAGGACTGA
- the LOC133819596 gene encoding dihydrolipoyl dehydrogenase, mitochondrial, with protein sequence MALASLARRKGYLLSRTFSNQTSEALRYSLSLTSFSRGFASSGSDESDVVVIGGGPGGYVAAIKAAQLGLKTTCIEKRGTLGGTCLNVGCIPSKALLHSSHMYHEALHSFANHGVKIASVEVDLPAMMGQKDKAVSNLTRGIEGLFKKNKVTYVKGYGKLISPSEVSVDTIDGGNTIVKGKNIIVATGSDVKSLPGITIDEERIVSSTGALALKEIPKKLVVIGAGYIGLEMGSVWGRLGSEITVVEFASEIVPSMDGEIRKQFQRSLEKQGMKFKLNTKVVGVDTSSGGVKLTLEPAAGGEQTTLDADVVLVSAGRTPFTSGLGLDKIGVETDKGGRILVNERFATNVPGVFAIGDVIPGPMLAHKAEEDGVACVEFIAGKVGHVDYDKVPGVVYTHPEVASVGKTEEQVKALGVEYRVGKFPFLANSRAKAIDDAEGLVKVLAEKETDKILGVHIMAPNAGELIHEAAIALQYDASSEDIARVCHAHPTMSEALKEAAMATYDKPIHM encoded by the exons atggcttTGGCAAGCTTGGCAAGAAGAAAGGGTTACCTCCTCTCTAGAACCTTCTCCAACCAGACCTCCGAAGCTCTCAGGTACTCGCTTTCTCTTACCTCCTTCTCCAGGGGTTTTGCCTCTTCGGGATCTGATGAGAGCGATGTAGTGGTCATCGGCGGTGGTCCTGGCGGTTACGTGGCCGCAATCAAGGCCGCTCAGCTTGGACTCAAGACCACCTGCATCGAGAAGCGTGGGACTCTCGGAGGTACTTGCCTTAACGTTGGCTGCATACCCTCAAAG GCACTTCTTCATTCCTCCCATATGTACCATGAAGCTCTGCATTCTTTTGCTAACCATGGAGTGAAGATTGCTTCTGTTGAAGTTGATTTACCTGCCATGATGGGTCAGAAGGATAAAGCTGTTTCTAACCTCACCCGAGGTATTGAAGGCTTATTCAAGAAGAATAAGGTGACCTATGTCAAAGGGTATGGTAAATTAATCTCCCCCTCGGAAGTTTCTGTAGACACCATAGATGGTGGGAATACCATTGTCAAAGGAAAGAATATTATTGTTGCTACTGGTTCTGATGTAAAGTCTTTACCTGGCATTACTATTGATGAGGAGAGAATTGTCTCATCAACTGGAGCTTTGGCTTTGAAAGAAATCCCCAAGAAACTTGTTGTCATTGGAGCTGGATACATTGGCCTGGAGATGGGTTCTGTATGGGGCCGACTTGGCTCTGAGATAACTGTTGTTGAGTTCGCCTCAGAAATTGTCCCCTCCATGGATGGAGAAATTCGCAAACAATTTCAGCGTTCCCTTGAGAAGCAAGGGATGAAATTTAAGCTTAACACTAAGGTTGTTGGAGTTGACACTTCTAGTGGTGGTGTGAAGCTGACACTTGAACCAGCAGCTGGGGGTGAACAGACCACTCTTGATGCTGATGTTGTTCTTGTATCTGCTGGTAGAACCCCATTCACATCTGGTCTTGGTCTGGACAAGATAGGAGTTGAAACTGACAAGGGAGGAAGAATTCTAGTTAATGAGCGATTTGCAACGAATGTGCCTGGTGTGTTTGCTATTGGGGATGTCATTCCAGGGCCAATGTTAGCCCACAAGGCAGAGGAGGATGGAGTTGCTTGTGTAGAGTTCATTGCTGGTAAGGTTGGTCATGTGGACTACGACAAGGTCCCTGGTGTCGTTTACACTCATCCCGAGGTTGCATCGGTGGGAAAGACCGAGGAGCAGGTGAAGGCACTTGGTGTTGAATACCGTGTTGGAAAATTCCCCTTCCTAGCTAACAGCAGGGCCAAAGCAATTGATGATGCTGAAGGACTCGTGAAGGTTTTGGCTGAGAAGGAAACTGACAAGATTTTGGGAGTTCACATAATGGCCCCAAATGCTGGAGAGCTCATTCATGAAGCAGCAATAGCCTTGCAGTACGATGCATCTAGTGAAGACATTGCTCGTGTTTGCCATGCACACCCGACAATGAGTGAGGCATTGAAGGAGGCAGCCATGGCTACCTATGACAAACCCATTCACATGTAG